The Primulina huaijiensis isolate GDHJ02 chromosome 17, ASM1229523v2, whole genome shotgun sequence genome window below encodes:
- the LOC140963333 gene encoding uncharacterized protein, whose translation MTIVSERLIEVENYDILSRAMLIALRSKNKIVIIDGMCARPAVGSVTLNQWERCNALVLSWNMNSVSKDIFSGIVYSSYASAFLMGLNDSYMHIRSQILMMMPLPTVSQAFSLLSQEGSHRLLSSVDQPASVFYSRQGWGDERRKDVLTCEHRGWNGHLKAHCFKLIGYPPGHKLYKPQHDKGNF comes from the exons ATGACTATTGTTAGTGAACGATTGATAGAGGTTGAGAATTATGACATTTTAAGTCGTGCTATGTTAATCGCACTTCGTTCTAAGAATAAGATAGTGATTATTGACGGAATGTGTGCCCGACCAGCTGTAGGAAGTGTTACCTTAAATCAGTGGGAAAGATGTAATGCGTTGGTATTATCTTGGAATATGAATTCTGTTTCGAAAGACATTTTTAGTGGAATTGTATATTCTAGTTATGCTTCTGCG TTTCTGATGGGCCTTAATGATAGCTATATGCATATTCGAAGCCAGATTTTGATGATGATGCCTCTACCAACAGTTAGTCAGGCGTTTTCGTTACTTTCTCAAGAAGGATCTCATCGATTGTTGTCCTCGGTTGATCAACCTGCTTCAGTCTTCTACTCAAGACAAGGATGGGGCGATGAGAGGAGGAAAGATGTGCTTACATGTGAACATCGTGGATGGAATGGACATCTCAAGGCTCATTGTTTTAAGTTGATAGGCTATCCTCCAGGCCACAAGTTGTACAAACCACAACATGATAAAGGAAATTTTTAA